Proteins encoded in a region of the Paenibacillus sp. E222 genome:
- a CDS encoding HlyD family efflux transporter periplasmic adaptor subunit, whose amino-acid sequence MNSRAILINIIVILVILGAGAAGIYYYNQSTSYVKTDNALVTGQPISVASAVSGELRSWKGKVGTTFNAGDTVATVTAAGKSTSVTMPVNGTIVQQTAVENSLVSAGTPLARAYDFNNLYVTANVDETAIDKIKTGQIVDVYVDAFPDTTLTGKVDQIGLATASSFSLLPSSNTNANYTKVTQVIPIIITIEGYKGLGVVPGMSATVRVHI is encoded by the coding sequence ATGAATTCACGTGCCATTTTGATCAATATCATCGTTATACTGGTGATTTTGGGAGCTGGGGCGGCCGGAATCTACTATTACAACCAATCCACCAGCTACGTTAAAACCGATAATGCGCTTGTTACCGGGCAGCCGATCTCCGTGGCTTCTGCAGTAAGCGGTGAGCTTCGATCCTGGAAAGGCAAGGTAGGAACAACATTTAATGCAGGCGATACCGTAGCCACTGTCACCGCTGCAGGAAAATCCACATCCGTGACGATGCCTGTCAATGGCACCATTGTACAACAAACCGCTGTCGAGAATTCGCTAGTATCTGCCGGTACGCCCCTCGCACGGGCCTATGATTTCAATAACCTGTACGTGACGGCCAATGTGGATGAGACCGCGATTGATAAAATTAAGACGGGTCAGATCGTCGATGTATATGTCGATGCATTTCCAGACACCACATTGACAGGCAAAGTAGACCAGATCGGACTTGCCACTGCGTCCTCCTTTTCGCTGCTGCCGTCGTCCAATACCAATGCGAATTACACCAAAGTAACACAAGTCATCCCGATCATCATTACGATTGAAGGATATAAAGGACTGGGTGTGGTTCCCGGCATGAGCGCTACCGTGCGCGTTCATATCTAA
- a CDS encoding DHA2 family efflux MFS transporter permease subunit: protein MDNQVPLGKTIAVLLLGAFIAILNQTLLNVAIPHLMNDFNVSATTVQWLSTAYLLVNGVLIPITAYLIESFGTRKLFVTAMLLFTLGSLICAISPGFTVMLIGRIVQASGAGIIMPLVMNVFLTVFPPEKRGTAMGTMGIAMMFAPAIGPTLSGWIVEHYTWRILFYMVIPLALLDILFAFIWLRNVSKLTSPKFDGFGALFSTIGFGFLLYGFSSAGDKGWTSATVLLTLIIGVLFIVFFVLRETAMKNPLLEFRVFKYDIFTISTLVSATINMALFGGMLLLPIYLQNIRGFSPLQSGLLLLPGALLMGVMSPISGALFDRIGSRPLAIVGLIITAISTFEFSKLTGETPYGHIMMLYTFRSFGMSMLMMSVQTEGLNQLPPHLTSHGTAMSNTVRQVAGSIGTALLITVMATRAGIHLADYSNTVTTTNVALTEQVGVLGTQMATAAGMPPEQGSSLALQQLYGIAVQTSTIEGINDAFIVATWISIIGLFLSLFLRRARSRPRKVKPER from the coding sequence ATGGATAATCAAGTACCTCTTGGGAAAACCATCGCTGTCCTGCTGCTCGGCGCATTTATCGCCATTCTGAATCAGACTTTGCTCAATGTAGCCATCCCCCATTTGATGAATGACTTTAACGTCTCAGCAACGACCGTGCAGTGGCTATCCACAGCCTATTTGCTGGTAAACGGGGTACTCATTCCGATTACCGCCTACTTGATTGAGTCGTTCGGTACACGCAAATTGTTCGTGACTGCGATGCTGTTGTTTACGTTAGGTTCGTTAATCTGTGCCATCAGTCCTGGATTTACGGTCATGCTTATCGGTCGTATCGTACAAGCCAGTGGAGCCGGTATTATTATGCCTTTGGTTATGAACGTGTTTCTGACTGTATTCCCTCCTGAGAAACGGGGAACCGCCATGGGCACGATGGGCATTGCCATGATGTTTGCTCCGGCCATTGGCCCTACGTTATCTGGATGGATCGTGGAACACTATACCTGGCGAATTCTGTTCTATATGGTCATCCCGCTTGCTTTGCTTGATATTTTGTTTGCCTTCATTTGGCTGAGAAATGTGTCCAAGCTTACTTCACCGAAATTTGATGGTTTTGGCGCATTATTCTCCACCATCGGTTTCGGCTTTCTGTTATATGGATTCAGCTCTGCCGGAGATAAAGGCTGGACCAGTGCAACTGTGCTGTTGACACTGATTATCGGCGTGCTCTTCATCGTCTTCTTTGTCCTCCGAGAGACGGCCATGAAGAACCCGCTGCTGGAATTTCGTGTATTCAAATACGACATCTTCACCATCTCGACGCTGGTCAGTGCAACGATTAACATGGCACTCTTTGGCGGAATGCTGCTGTTACCGATCTATCTGCAAAATATAAGGGGCTTCTCTCCCCTGCAATCCGGCTTACTGCTGCTGCCTGGTGCATTGCTAATGGGGGTCATGTCTCCCATCTCAGGAGCGCTGTTTGACCGGATCGGCTCTCGCCCGCTCGCCATTGTCGGTTTGATCATTACCGCCATCTCCACCTTCGAGTTTAGCAAGTTGACGGGGGAGACGCCCTATGGCCACATCATGATGCTATATACGTTCCGTAGCTTCGGTATGTCCATGCTAATGATGTCTGTACAGACAGAGGGGTTAAACCAATTGCCGCCTCATCTCACCAGTCATGGTACGGCCATGTCCAATACGGTCAGACAGGTCGCAGGTTCGATCGGGACCGCCCTGCTCATTACGGTGATGGCAACTCGCGCAGGCATTCATTTGGCTGATTACAGCAACACTGTGACGACAACCAATGTAGCACTGACGGAACAAGTGGGTGTGCTCGGCACGCAAATGGCAACTGCGGCTGGAATGCCTCCAGAACAAGGCTCCAGCCTTGCATTACAACAGCTCTATGGTATCGCTGTTCAGACGTCAACCATTGAAGGCATTAATGATGCTTTCATCGTAGCGACCTGGATTTCGATCATTGGCCTGTTTCTCTCGTTGTTCCTGCGGCGGGCTCGCTCCCGTCCTCGTAAAGTCAAGCCTGAACGCTAA